One segment of bacterium DNA contains the following:
- the trmD gene encoding tRNA (guanosine(37)-N1)-methyltransferase TrmD, which translates to MRIDVVTIFPDVFPGPLDAGVIGRGRARGLLDLVVWDLRAFTDDRHRTVDEPPYGGGAGMVMKAEPFLRAVDVIRRAAPAPGPVLLTSPQGRRLSQAWIRSLAAAPQLTVLCGRYEGVDERVAEILGAEEVSIGDYVLSGGELPAMVIVEAVGRLVPGVVGEEASVREDSFSAGLLDHPHYTRPADLEGHAVPEVLLSGHHEEIRRWRRREALRRTLARRSDLVDEASLDEEARGWLREWRAAPDQAGARRGERG; encoded by the coding sequence ATGCGTATCGACGTGGTGACGATCTTTCCGGACGTGTTTCCCGGGCCGCTCGACGCGGGGGTGATCGGCCGCGGCCGCGCGCGGGGCCTGCTCGACCTGGTGGTCTGGGACCTCCGCGCGTTCACGGACGACCGCCACCGGACCGTGGACGAGCCGCCGTACGGCGGCGGGGCCGGCATGGTGATGAAGGCCGAGCCGTTCCTCCGCGCCGTGGACGTCATCCGGCGCGCCGCGCCGGCGCCGGGGCCGGTCCTGCTGACCAGCCCGCAGGGGCGGCGCCTCTCGCAGGCGTGGATCCGGTCCCTCGCCGCGGCGCCGCAGCTCACCGTCCTGTGCGGCCGGTACGAGGGAGTGGACGAGCGCGTCGCCGAGATCCTCGGCGCGGAAGAGGTCAGCATCGGCGATTACGTTCTGAGCGGCGGCGAACTGCCGGCGATGGTGATCGTCGAGGCCGTGGGCCGTCTCGTGCCGGGCGTGGTGGGCGAGGAGGCGTCGGTGCGCGAGGACTCGTTCTCGGCGGGGCTCCTCGATCACCCGCACTACACCCGGCCGGCCGATCTCGAAGGGCACGCCGTGCCGGAGGTGCTGCTGAGCGGGCATCATGAGGAGATCCGCCGCTGGCGGCGGCGCGAGGCGCTGCGGCGGACGCTCGCGCGCCGGTCCGATCTGGTGGACGAGGCTTCGCTCGACGAGGAAGCCCGCGGGTGGCTCCGCGAGTGGCGCGCGGCGCCGGATCAGGCCGGCGCGCGGCGCGGCGAAAGGGGCTGA
- the rplS gene encoding 50S ribosomal protein L19, producing MERVVAIERQQMKTELPPFAAGDTVRVHIKVAEGGRDRLQAFEGTVIGRRGGGLRAAFTVRRISHGVGVERTFPLHSPRIEKIEILRKGRVRRAKLFYLREKIGRESRIKEKR from the coding sequence ATGGAGAGGGTCGTCGCGATCGAGCGCCAGCAGATGAAGACGGAACTGCCGCCGTTTGCCGCCGGGGATACCGTGCGCGTGCACATCAAGGTGGCGGAGGGCGGGCGCGACCGCCTCCAGGCGTTCGAGGGCACCGTGATCGGGCGCCGCGGCGGCGGACTGCGCGCGGCGTTTACCGTCCGCCGGATCTCCCACGGCGTCGGCGTCGAGCGGACCTTCCCGCTCCACTCGCCCCGCATCGAGAAGATCGAGATTCTCCGCAAGGGCCGTGTCCGCCGCGCCAAGCTCTTCTATCTGCGGGAAAAGATCGGACGGGAGAGCCGCATCAAGGAGAAGCGCTAG
- the lepB gene encoding signal peptidase I → MASLSIPTMILGVSALLVASRIVVKRAYAIPPVVRTSIIETLDACIFAAVLSLVIITFVVQAFYIPSGSMEPTLMVNDRILVAKFLYRFEPIARGDVIVFRYPLNPQRDFVKRVMGLPGDRAQLKEGVVYVNGQRISEKGYTIKPDFGNYGPVTVPQGQFFVLGDNRNNSEDSRFFGYVPRDNIIGKAIFIYWPPQRIGFVH, encoded by the coding sequence GTGGCATCGCTCAGCATCCCCACGATGATCCTGGGGGTGTCCGCACTGCTGGTTGCGTCCCGCATCGTCGTGAAGCGGGCGTACGCGATTCCGCCCGTCGTGCGCACGTCGATCATCGAAACGCTCGACGCGTGCATTTTCGCGGCCGTGCTCAGCCTCGTTATCATCACCTTCGTCGTCCAGGCCTTCTACATCCCGTCCGGCTCGATGGAACCGACCCTCATGGTGAACGACCGCATTCTGGTCGCGAAGTTTCTGTACCGGTTCGAGCCGATCGCCCGCGGCGACGTGATCGTGTTCCGGTATCCTCTGAACCCGCAGCGCGACTTCGTCAAACGGGTGATGGGCCTGCCGGGCGACCGGGCGCAGCTCAAAGAAGGCGTTGTGTACGTCAACGGCCAACGTATTTCCGAGAAGGGGTACACGATCAAGCCTGATTTCGGCAACTACGGACCCGTCACGGTGCCGCAGGGCCAGTTCTTCGTCCTGGGCGACAACCGGAACAACAGTGAGGACAGCCGGTTCTTCGGATACGTACCCCGTGACAACATTATCGGCAAGGCGATCTTTATCTACTGGCCGCCGCAGCGGATCGGCTTCGTCCACTGA
- a CDS encoding ribonuclease HII, protein MSDLRRLTVAEIIERLAGYRIPPESLLRALARDRRALVRRLVARARKAAAASRAEAARLRALYREERRRLRIGQVVAGIDEVGCGPLAGPVVAAAVVLRPSPPIRGLNDSKRLTREEREALITEIRERADAIALGEASVAEIDRWNILGATRLAMQRAVAQLTPPPAFLLIDGRHVLPNGFPQISIVKGDATCACIAAASIVAKIARDRMMRDLDREYPEYGFARHKGYATAEHLAALDRYGPSPIHRRAFLPERQLALFAPESLEGP, encoded by the coding sequence ATGAGTGATCTTCGCCGCCTCACGGTGGCGGAGATCATCGAACGTCTCGCCGGCTATCGCATCCCTCCGGAATCTTTGCTTCGAGCCCTCGCGCGCGACCGCCGGGCCCTGGTGCGGCGTCTGGTCGCGCGCGCCCGGAAAGCGGCCGCCGCATCGCGCGCCGAGGCGGCCCGGCTCCGCGCGCTCTACCGCGAAGAGCGGCGCCGGCTGCGCATCGGGCAGGTCGTGGCCGGGATCGACGAGGTCGGCTGCGGGCCGCTCGCGGGCCCCGTCGTCGCCGCGGCGGTCGTGCTGCGGCCCTCGCCGCCGATCCGCGGCCTCAACGACAGCAAGCGTCTCACGCGGGAAGAGCGCGAGGCGCTCATCACGGAGATTCGCGAGCGCGCCGACGCGATCGCCTTGGGCGAGGCGTCGGTCGCGGAGATCGACCGCTGGAACATCCTCGGCGCGACGCGCCTGGCGATGCAGCGGGCGGTCGCGCAGCTGACGCCGCCGCCCGCCTTCCTGCTCATCGACGGGCGGCATGTGCTTCCGAACGGCTTCCCGCAGATCTCGATCGTGAAGGGCGACGCGACCTGCGCCTGTATCGCCGCGGCGTCGATCGTGGCCAAGATCGCGCGCGACCGGATGATGCGCGATCTGGACCGGGAGTACCCCGAGTACGGCTTCGCCCGGCACAAGGGGTACGCGACGGCGGAGCACCTGGCCGCCCTCGACCGGTACGGACCGTCGCCCATCCACCGCCGCGCCTTCCTGCCCGAGCGGCAGCTCGCGCTCTTCGCACCGGAGTCCCTCGAAGGCCCGTAG
- a CDS encoding YraN family protein, protein MRRTRGRIGEEAAAHALAARGYRVLVRNVRLGRGEIDLVCEHDGDVVFVEVKTRRGTAFGTPAEAVTVRKQRTLLALAMRYLGRTGRAHRTCRFDVVEVWLAAGDRPIRVEVVRDAFRG, encoded by the coding sequence GTGCGGCGGACGCGCGGCCGCATCGGCGAAGAGGCCGCCGCGCACGCGCTCGCAGCACGCGGCTACCGCGTGCTCGTCCGGAACGTCCGCCTCGGCCGCGGTGAGATCGATCTCGTGTGCGAGCACGACGGCGACGTCGTGTTCGTCGAGGTCAAAACCCGGCGCGGGACGGCGTTCGGCACACCCGCCGAGGCCGTCACCGTGCGGAAGCAGCGAACGTTGCTCGCGCTCGCGATGCGGTATCTCGGCCGGACCGGCCGCGCGCACCGGACCTGCCGGTTCGACGTGGTGGAGGTGTGGCTGGCGGCGGGCGACCGGCCGATCCGCGTCGAGGTCGTGCGGGACGCCTTCCGAGGCTAA
- a CDS encoding ABC transporter permease has protein sequence MNRVDAVAGPAPAAAVTRRHTGVARAFGRRSPLGAVGAFVMLVVIVAGLGAPIVATHDPTRTDAAQTFQPPGPRHWLGTDHLGRDIYSRLVHGARVSLAVGVACALLGGVGGGAVGLVSGLAGRRVDAIIQPVLDIMQGFPLLVLALVMTAALGPSIGTVVIAISVPFVPRVARVVRAVTLGVRETTYVEAARALGAGGLRVALRHVFPNTVAPLVVMTTAQLGNAILVEASLSFLGLGIPEPYPSWGRMLSVSAAEFAQRAPWVVIFPGLAISLVVFASNLFGDGLRDYLDPRLRI, from the coding sequence ATGAACCGCGTCGACGCCGTCGCGGGACCCGCCCCCGCCGCGGCCGTGACCCGCCGGCACACCGGCGTCGCCCGCGCGTTCGGCCGGCGGTCGCCTCTCGGCGCGGTGGGCGCCTTCGTCATGCTCGTCGTGATCGTCGCCGGCCTCGGCGCGCCGATCGTGGCGACGCACGATCCGACGCGGACCGACGCGGCGCAGACCTTCCAGCCGCCCGGCCCGCGCCACTGGCTCGGGACCGACCATCTCGGCCGCGACATCTACAGCCGCCTCGTGCACGGGGCCCGGGTCTCGCTGGCGGTCGGCGTCGCCTGCGCGCTGCTCGGCGGGGTCGGCGGCGGCGCGGTCGGGCTGGTCAGCGGGCTCGCCGGCCGCCGGGTCGACGCGATCATCCAGCCGGTGCTCGACATCATGCAGGGCTTCCCGCTGCTGGTCCTCGCGCTGGTGATGACGGCGGCCCTCGGCCCGTCGATCGGCACGGTGGTGATCGCGATCTCGGTGCCGTTCGTTCCGCGGGTGGCGCGCGTGGTACGCGCGGTCACGCTCGGCGTCCGGGAGACAACCTACGTCGAGGCCGCCCGCGCCCTCGGCGCGGGCGGCCTGCGTGTGGCGCTGCGCCACGTCTTTCCGAATACGGTCGCGCCGCTTGTCGTGATGACCACCGCGCAGCTCGGCAACGCCATCCTCGTGGAGGCATCGCTGAGCTTCCTTGGCCTCGGCATCCCGGAACCCTACCCGTCGTGGGGCCGCATGCTCTCGGTCTCCGCGGCGGAGTTCGCGCAGCGCGCTCCGTGGGTGGTGATCTTCCCGGGGCTGGCGATCAGCCTGGTGGTATTCGCGAGCAACCTTTTCGGGGACGGGCTTCGCGACTATTTGGATCCGCGCCTCAGGATCTGA
- a CDS encoding ABC transporter permease, translating into MRTFVAHRLGLAAITLVGMSIVIFVLLRIAPGNIVDLLFSSAGYVDPAEKQQITHELLLDRPIAVQYAQWAGALLHGDLGKSYRYDLPAARIIGPRVPITVELAVMGMAVALLVGLPTGIASATRQNTATDYGLRIFSLAGLSMPAFWLGMVIILMLVRVFGWIPPMLYVPIRENPGLHVMQFLFPALAVGYRSAALINRMTRSSMLEVLREDYVRTGRAKGLAGRVVVYRHALRNALLPVVTVVGTEFAFLIGGLVVTETVFNLPGVARFLVEAILWRDYPIVQNLVMLIAIVVVLSNLGVDLLYARLDPRVRYT; encoded by the coding sequence ATGCGGACGTTCGTCGCCCACCGGCTCGGTCTCGCGGCGATCACGCTCGTCGGGATGTCGATCGTCATTTTCGTGCTCCTGCGGATCGCGCCCGGCAACATCGTGGACCTGCTGTTCTCCTCCGCCGGCTACGTGGACCCGGCCGAGAAGCAGCAGATCACCCACGAACTGCTGCTCGACCGCCCGATCGCGGTCCAGTACGCGCAGTGGGCCGGTGCCCTCCTCCACGGCGACCTCGGCAAGTCCTACCGCTACGACCTGCCGGCGGCGCGCATCATCGGGCCGCGCGTCCCGATTACCGTCGAGCTGGCCGTGATGGGCATGGCGGTCGCGCTCCTCGTGGGCCTGCCGACCGGCATCGCCAGCGCGACCCGGCAGAACACGGCCACGGACTACGGCCTCAGGATCTTCAGCCTCGCGGGCCTGTCGATGCCCGCGTTCTGGCTCGGGATGGTGATCATCCTGATGCTGGTCCGCGTGTTCGGATGGATCCCGCCGATGCTGTACGTGCCGATCCGCGAGAATCCGGGCCTCCACGTGATGCAGTTTCTCTTTCCGGCGCTGGCCGTCGGGTACCGCAGCGCGGCGCTGATCAACCGGATGACCCGCTCCTCCATGCTCGAAGTGCTGCGCGAGGATTACGTGCGGACCGGCCGCGCCAAGGGTCTCGCCGGCCGGGTCGTCGTCTACCGGCACGCGCTGCGCAACGCGCTCCTGCCCGTCGTCACGGTCGTCGGCACGGAGTTCGCATTCTTGATCGGGGGATTGGTCGTCACCGAGACGGTGTTCAACCTGCCCGGCGTCGCGCGGTTCCTCGTGGAAGCGATACTGTGGCGCGACTACCCGATCGTCCAAAACCTCGTCATGCTGATCGCGATCGTCGTCGTGCTCTCGAACCTCGGCGTGGATCTGCTCTACGCCCGGCTCGATCCCAGGGTGCGGTACACATGA
- a CDS encoding ABC transporter substrate-binding protein: protein MTYHASFRWIICAALAGILTASSAWAAAPAPKYGGILNAMHREDPPSFSLIEEATVSVNWGVMPCYNNLVMFDPAKSQETPQSIIGDLAEKWEWRDGGKTLAFTLHRGVRWHDGRPFSSADVKYTFDLIREAPGMPVKLRLNPRKLWYSQIQAIDTPDPATVLFRLRRPQPALLMMMASGYSPIYPQHIPPAELRTRCVGTGPYKLREYRPGELIEYVRNPDYFVKGRPYLDGIRFIIIKERGTRIAALQAGRLDIMMPQEGSVTAGEQLRKAVPSMVITLASHDINTNLLMNFKRAPFTDARVRRALSLAIDRRGFIKAVRQGGALMGASLMPRPWGAWGLGPSALAALPGNGDGAAQKAESRRLLAEAGFGPAKPLRVTLSTRGIALYVDMATYVIDQFKQVGVEATLEQIDSAVWFAKLARGDYELGANQTGMGADDPDVTFYENYACGSQRNYSQYCNPEVDRMFDAESQELDQAKRQAMVAEIQKRLELDAARPIFAWDLDYFAMWPYVHGFVPHNNVYNNGRLQDVWMSK, encoded by the coding sequence ATGACGTACCATGCCTCGTTTCGCTGGATCATCTGCGCCGCGCTCGCCGGCATCCTCACCGCGTCGTCGGCCTGGGCCGCGGCGCCGGCCCCGAAGTACGGCGGGATCCTCAACGCGATGCACCGCGAGGACCCGCCCAGCTTCAGCCTCATCGAAGAGGCCACCGTCTCGGTGAACTGGGGCGTAATGCCCTGCTACAACAACCTGGTCATGTTCGATCCGGCGAAATCGCAGGAGACGCCCCAGTCGATCATCGGCGACCTGGCCGAGAAGTGGGAATGGCGGGACGGCGGCAAGACGCTGGCGTTCACGCTGCACCGCGGCGTGCGCTGGCACGACGGCCGGCCGTTCAGCAGCGCGGACGTGAAATACACGTTCGACCTGATCCGCGAGGCGCCGGGCATGCCGGTGAAGCTGCGCCTGAATCCCCGCAAACTGTGGTACTCGCAGATTCAGGCGATCGACACGCCCGACCCGGCGACCGTGCTCTTTCGCCTCCGGCGGCCTCAGCCCGCGCTCCTGATGATGATGGCGTCCGGCTACTCGCCGATTTATCCGCAGCACATCCCGCCCGCGGAGCTCCGGACGCGCTGCGTCGGGACCGGGCCGTACAAGCTGCGCGAGTACCGGCCCGGCGAACTGATCGAGTACGTCCGGAATCCGGACTACTTCGTCAAGGGACGGCCCTACCTTGACGGCATCCGCTTCATCATCATTAAAGAGCGCGGCACGCGGATCGCGGCCCTTCAGGCCGGCCGGCTCGACATCATGATGCCGCAGGAGGGCAGCGTGACGGCCGGCGAGCAGCTGAGAAAGGCCGTGCCGTCGATGGTCATCACCCTCGCGAGCCACGACATCAATACCAACCTGCTCATGAACTTCAAGCGCGCGCCGTTCACCGACGCCCGCGTGCGGCGGGCGCTGAGCCTCGCGATCGACCGGCGGGGCTTCATCAAGGCGGTCCGCCAGGGCGGCGCGCTCATGGGCGCGTCGCTGATGCCGCGGCCCTGGGGGGCATGGGGCCTCGGCCCGTCCGCGCTGGCGGCGCTGCCGGGCAACGGCGACGGCGCGGCGCAGAAGGCGGAGTCCCGCCGGCTGCTCGCCGAGGCCGGCTTCGGGCCGGCGAAGCCGCTGCGGGTCACCCTCAGCACGCGCGGCATCGCCCTCTACGTGGACATGGCGACCTACGTCATCGATCAGTTTAAGCAGGTGGGCGTGGAGGCGACGCTCGAGCAAATCGACAGCGCGGTGTGGTTCGCCAAACTCGCGCGCGGCGACTACGAGCTCGGCGCCAACCAGACCGGGATGGGGGCCGACGACCCGGATGTGACCTTTTACGAGAACTACGCCTGCGGATCGCAGCGCAACTACTCGCAGTACTGCAACCCGGAAGTCGATCGGATGTTTGACGCGGAGTCGCAGGAGCTCGATCAGGCCAAGCGCCAGGCAATGGTCGCCGAGATTCAGAAGCGGCTCGAGCTCGACGCCGCCCGGCCGATCTTCGCCTGGGATCTCGACTACTTCGCGATGTGGCCGTACGTCCACGGGTTCGTACCGCACAACAACGTCTACAACAACGGCCGCCTGCAGGACGTGTGGATGAGCAAGTAA
- a CDS encoding DinB family protein, with product MDRERRTAPRLDFAHFFDYLVLARGRLLGWIGAQPEGLYTRAYPFGLGSIRATLLHIADIEWGYVQRLTGRDYTREDSPFAEDRYPGLPAFAAAWSAQQPATRRALAGLDDPSCPIEYVSRNFTPPRRTRTTAGGIAGQLLFHEVHHRAQVMTMLRLAGVPAQDLDYSRLVWERTPETW from the coding sequence GTGGACCGGGAACGGCGCACGGCGCCGCGACTTGACTTCGCGCACTTTTTCGACTACCTGGTGCTTGCCCGCGGCCGCCTGCTCGGCTGGATCGGAGCGCAGCCCGAAGGTCTCTACACGCGCGCGTACCCGTTCGGGCTGGGATCGATCCGCGCGACGCTCCTCCACATCGCGGACATCGAGTGGGGCTACGTGCAGCGGCTGACCGGCCGCGACTACACTCGGGAAGACTCGCCGTTCGCGGAAGACCGGTATCCGGGCCTCCCGGCGTTCGCCGCCGCGTGGAGCGCCCAGCAGCCGGCCACGCGCCGCGCGCTCGCGGGCCTCGACGACCCGTCGTGCCCGATCGAATACGTGTCGCGCAACTTCACGCCGCCCCGCCGCACCCGGACGACGGCCGGCGGCATCGCCGGACAACTGCTCTTCCACGAAGTGCACCACCGGGCGCAGGTGATGACGATGCTGCGGCTGGCCGGTGTGCCGGCGCAGGACCTCGACTACAGCCGCCTCGTCTGGGAGCGAACGCCCGAGACGTGGTAG
- a CDS encoding pyruvate carboxyltransferase has product MEPWKNDNRWFVSPYNYAPAVTSSVKFADRIELHDITLRDGEQQAGVVFTKDDKIRIAEALAEVGVHRIEAGMPSVSKDDAGAIKEIVRRKLGPKIFGFCRCMVNDVKQAVDCGVDGIVIEIPSSQHIIKEAYGWPLERAVDLSIEATQYAKSQGLYTVFFPIDGTRAEPEWFLDLIERVAREGHMDALGLVDTFGGCSPHAIAEFTRRVQARITKPLETHFHDDFGMAAANTITSLAMGVPVAHVTVSSLGERAGNAALEDVAMALRVLYGVDLGIRYEKLYDLSRLVQKLARFQIPSNRPIVGDMLFKVESGIISSWLSRCKADNPVELFPFHWSMVGQPEADIVVGKGNGRDSIAYRLRAMGVAIESDDPRIDTILAAVKAASLKKHALLDDREFRGIVSKTIKLGNGRRPAARKAGARRSGRGRGVRRTVTARARTRGRRRARAAAR; this is encoded by the coding sequence ATGGAACCATGGAAGAACGACAACCGCTGGTTCGTCAGTCCGTATAATTACGCGCCGGCCGTCACGTCGTCGGTGAAGTTTGCCGACCGGATCGAGCTCCACGACATCACGCTTCGGGACGGCGAGCAGCAGGCCGGCGTCGTGTTCACGAAAGACGACAAAATCCGCATTGCCGAGGCGCTCGCGGAAGTCGGCGTCCACCGGATCGAGGCGGGCATGCCCTCCGTCAGCAAGGACGACGCCGGCGCGATCAAGGAGATCGTCCGCCGGAAGCTTGGGCCGAAGATCTTCGGGTTCTGCCGGTGCATGGTCAACGACGTCAAGCAGGCTGTGGACTGCGGCGTCGACGGGATCGTCATCGAGATTCCCTCGTCGCAGCACATCATCAAAGAGGCGTATGGATGGCCCCTGGAACGGGCCGTGGACCTCAGCATCGAGGCCACGCAGTATGCCAAGTCCCAGGGCCTGTACACCGTGTTCTTTCCGATCGACGGGACCCGCGCGGAGCCGGAGTGGTTCCTGGACCTGATCGAGCGCGTGGCGCGGGAAGGCCACATGGACGCGCTCGGCCTCGTCGACACGTTCGGAGGATGCTCCCCCCACGCGATCGCCGAGTTCACCCGGCGAGTCCAGGCGCGGATTACCAAGCCGCTCGAGACGCATTTCCACGATGATTTCGGTATGGCCGCCGCCAATACGATTACCTCGCTCGCGATGGGCGTGCCGGTGGCCCACGTCACCGTGTCGTCCCTCGGCGAGCGGGCCGGGAACGCGGCGCTCGAAGACGTGGCGATGGCGCTGCGCGTGCTCTACGGCGTCGATCTCGGCATCCGGTACGAGAAGCTCTACGACCTCAGCCGCCTCGTCCAGAAGCTCGCGCGGTTCCAGATCCCGAGCAACCGGCCGATCGTGGGCGACATGCTGTTCAAGGTGGAGTCCGGCATCATCAGCTCGTGGCTCTCGCGCTGCAAAGCGGACAACCCGGTCGAGCTGTTCCCGTTCCACTGGAGCATGGTGGGGCAGCCGGAAGCCGACATCGTGGTCGGCAAGGGCAACGGCCGCGATTCCATCGCGTACCGCCTCCGGGCGATGGGCGTGGCCATCGAGAGCGACGACCCGCGGATCGACACCATTCTCGCCGCGGTCAAGGCGGCGTCGCTCAAGAAGCACGCGCTGCTCGATGACCGCGAGTTCCGCGGCATCGTGTCCAAAACGATCAAACTCGGAAACGGGCGTCGCCCGGCAGCCCGAAAGGCCGGGGCGCGGCGGAGCGGCAGGGGGAGGGGCGTCCGCCGCACCGTGACGGCCCGGGCGCGGACCAGAGGCCGCAGGCGGGCGCGGGCCGCCGCGCGGTAA
- a CDS encoding SRPBCC family protein, translating to MARVSRAVHIDAPRDRVFALVADPARIAELDPRVGGVRVERGDTGPRRVVLEFAPGTGGATAEIVADVTRYVAGRDFALASPEGARGPVFRLDIACRDAGSGTDLTCDMEIRLPGLAGRMADPLLGAALTQQVGALLARVEREAVAERPDDPAIGPGARPDPPEPVRSSTRTRKTRN from the coding sequence ATGGCGCGCGTCTCCCGAGCCGTTCACATCGACGCCCCCCGCGACCGGGTGTTCGCGCTGGTCGCGGATCCGGCGCGGATCGCCGAACTCGACCCGCGGGTTGGGGGCGTGCGTGTCGAGCGAGGAGACACCGGTCCCCGGCGCGTGGTTCTCGAGTTCGCGCCGGGGACCGGTGGGGCCACGGCCGAGATCGTCGCCGACGTCACCCGCTACGTCGCGGGCCGAGACTTTGCGCTCGCGTCGCCGGAGGGCGCGCGAGGCCCGGTGTTCCGCCTGGACATCGCCTGCCGCGACGCCGGCAGCGGCACGGACCTGACGTGCGACATGGAAATCCGCCTGCCGGGTCTCGCGGGCCGGATGGCGGACCCACTGCTCGGCGCAGCGCTCACGCAGCAGGTCGGTGCGCTGCTCGCGCGCGTCGAGCGCGAGGCGGTCGCCGAGCGGCCGGACGACCCGGCTATCGGCCCCGGGGCACGGCCCGATCCGCCCGAACCGGTCCGTTCTTCGACCAGAACGCGAAAGACCCGAAACTGA
- a CDS encoding DUF6496 domain-containing protein, producing MARYGKSAQRRVKSAMQRRKRGTLRSGRSGKKVTSRKQAIAIGLSEARRKGGKVPARKKSSRKKAARRRR from the coding sequence ATGGCACGGTACGGAAAGTCGGCACAGCGGCGGGTCAAGAGCGCCATGCAACGCCGCAAGCGCGGCACCCTGCGCAGCGGCCGGTCGGGCAAGAAGGTCACGAGCCGCAAACAGGCAATCGCGATCGGGCTGTCCGAAGCCCGGCGCAAGGGCGGCAAGGTTCCGGCGCGCAAGAAGAGCTCACGGAAGAAAGCGGCGCGGCGCCGCCGTTAG
- a CDS encoding VWA domain-containing protein has translation MTLLWPEVLLAYLHVPVLVGFYVWVIRRGAAESVRYPTLDLAVRAVAAGRPLRRHVPAVCYLITLCATIFALARPVWPIPVPDNQTAVMLSLDVSGSMIATDVYPSRIAAAKKTATEFVRGLPAGAKVGLVKFSTRATLITPPTDDHDRVIAALAELRPEASTAIGDGLLTAVYALPGRGAFDPAAQVAGPPAAAVDPATLPPAAVVLMSDGGNNTGSAPDKAAFVARRLHVIVHTPSGLGRPRARCPTSKATPRARRSTRTR, from the coding sequence ATGACGCTTCTGTGGCCGGAAGTACTGCTCGCATACCTCCACGTGCCCGTGCTCGTCGGCTTCTACGTGTGGGTGATCCGCCGCGGCGCGGCGGAGTCGGTACGCTACCCCACCCTCGATCTGGCGGTCCGGGCGGTCGCGGCCGGGCGGCCCCTGCGCCGGCACGTGCCCGCGGTCTGCTACCTGATCACGCTGTGCGCGACGATTTTCGCGCTGGCGCGTCCGGTCTGGCCGATTCCCGTTCCGGATAATCAGACCGCCGTCATGCTCAGCTTGGACGTGAGCGGCAGCATGATCGCCACCGACGTCTATCCCAGCCGCATCGCGGCGGCGAAGAAGACCGCGACGGAGTTCGTGCGGGGCCTCCCCGCCGGCGCCAAGGTCGGCCTGGTGAAGTTCAGCACCCGCGCCACGCTGATCACGCCGCCGACCGACGATCACGACCGCGTCATCGCGGCGCTCGCCGAGCTTCGGCCGGAAGCGTCGACCGCCATCGGCGACGGCCTGCTCACGGCCGTTTACGCGCTCCCCGGCCGCGGCGCATTCGATCCGGCGGCGCAGGTGGCCGGCCCGCCGGCCGCCGCCGTGGATCCGGCCACCCTGCCGCCCGCGGCCGTCGTCTTGATGAGCGACGGCGGCAACAACACCGGCAGCGCGCCCGACAAGGCCGCGTTCGTCGCCCGCCGGCTGCACGTGATCGTCCACACACCGTCGGGCTTGGGTCGCCCCAGGGCACGGTGCCCGACGTCGAAAGCCACGCCCCGGGCGAGGCGCTCGACGAGAACACGCTGA